One Setaria italica strain Yugu1 chromosome II, Setaria_italica_v2.0, whole genome shotgun sequence DNA segment encodes these proteins:
- the LOC101774524 gene encoding uncharacterized protein LOC101774524, with amino-acid sequence MADEQLAPPVVVAMKGHPGSGKSTAARAIAAALRCPLLDKDDVRDCTLALETVAASGALNELSYAVLWRVAERQVQLGLSVVIDSPLSHRAHLDALTRLPGAVVVIVECHPGDKEEWRRRLEKRGAAVANGGGGDGWHKPKTWADLQRLVEGYQGCTDYEIGDVPRIVVDTTDPTVDAEAIAAKVVGFIRSHLACGQ; translated from the coding sequence ATGGCTGACGAGCAATTggcgccgccggtggtggtggcgatgaAGGGCCACCCGGGGTCCGGCAAgtccacggcggcgcgggccatcgccgccgcgctccgctgCCCGCTCCTGGATAAGGACGATGTCAGGGACTGCACGCTAGCCCTCGAGACCGTGGCTGCCTCCGGCGCGCTCAACGAGCTCTCCTACGCTGTGCTGTGGCGTGTGGCTGAGCGGCAGGTCCAGCTTGGCCTGTCTGTTGTCATCGACTCCCCGCTGTCACACCGTGCCCACCTTGACGCCTTGACACGCCTACCCGGTGCGGTTGTGGTCATTGTGGAATGCCACCCTGGTGATAAGGAGGAGTGGCGTCGGAGGCTGGAGAAGCGGGGGGCAGCAGTTGCcaatggtggtggcggtgaTGGATGGCATAAGCCGAAGACGTGGGCGGATCTGCAAAGGCTTGTGGAAGGGTACCAAGGTTGCACGGATTATGAAATTGGCGATGTGCCGAGGATCGTGGTGGACACAACTGATCCGACAGTTGATGCGGAGGCCATTGCTGCAAAGGTTGTGGGTTTCATTAGGTCTCATCTTGCTTGTGGGCAATAG
- the LOC101774916 gene encoding CST complex subunit TEN1, giving the protein MASAGLKPGVPVILGELEPSSEMFKQGASLRVTGILQSYDVDSAIAVIQDGSVSLKIDTQNLRDISFRTNSAYHFIGELLIRADNEAILQARIGRNVDGLDLNLYQQSLLIRRKHEAKLRSSRRA; this is encoded by the exons ATGGCATCTGCTGGTCTAAAACCAGGGGTGCCTGTTATTCTGGGGGAACTAGAACCATCCTCAGAGATGTTCAAGCAAGGAGCATCCCTTCGAGTCACAGGAAT TCTTCAGTCATACGATGTGGACTCTGCAATTGCTGTCATTCAAGATGGGAGCGTGAGCTTGAAGATTGACACCCAAAATCTGAGGGACATCAGTTTTCGTACAAATTCAGCATACCATTTCATTGGCGAACTGCTGATCCGTGCAGATAATGAG GCAATTCTGCAAGCGCGCATAGGAAGGAATGTTGATGGCCTCGACCTGAACCTTTACCAGCAGTCTCTGCTTATCCGGCGGAAACATGAAGCCAAGCTACGGAGCTCCAGGAGAGCATGA
- the LOC101775325 gene encoding fasciclin-like arabinogalactan protein 15: MGRRALPLLLLLLFSLAAAALAAEQPQQQPQKPALPPPSAATGAAAAASSGGGGSSSGSTGVSSNSVLVALLDSRYTELAELVEKALLLQALEDAVGRGNVTIFAPRNEALERDLDPEFHRFLLEPRNLRALQSLLLFHVLPSRVHKLSSSSSQSHQTLAGEPLELATAPDGAVRVGGAAVTHPDAVVRPDGVIHGIERLLVPRSVQEAFNRRRSLAAISAVLPTGAPEVDPRTHRLKKPAPPVPLGATPILPVWDAMAPGPSIAPAPAPGPGSGKHHFDGHSQVKDFIQTLLLYGGYNELADILVNLTSLATEMGRLVSEGYVLTVLAPNDEAMARLTTDQLSEPGSPEDILYYHMVPEYQTEESMYNAVRRFGKVRYDTLRLPHKVTAREADGSVKFGAGEGSAYLFDPDIYTDGRISVQGIDAVLFPPVEDGGKSPAAAAAAKPARRAPAVTGATAKPKLRRGKLLEGACQFMGVFVRRSRFASCQ; encoded by the exons atgggccGCCGCGCCCTACCGCTCCTCCTCCTATTACTCTTctccctcgccgcggcggcatTGGCAGCGGAGCAgccccagcagcagccgcagaaGCCCGCATTGCCGCCCCCTtcggccgccaccggcgccgccgcggcggcgtctagcggcgggggaggcagcagcagcggcagcacggGGGTGAGCTCCAACTCGGTGCTGGTGGCGCTGCTGGACTCGCGCTACACGGAGCTGGCGGAGCTGGTGGAGAAGGCCCTGCTCCTGCAGGCGCTCGAGGACGCCGTCGGCCGGGGCAACGTCACCATCTTCGCGCCCCGCAACGAGGCCCTCGAGCGGGACCTCGACCCGGAGttccaccgcttcctcctcgAGCCCCGCAACCTGCGCGCCCTCcagtccctcctcctcttccacgTCCTCCCATCCCGCGTCCACaagctctcctcctcctcctcccagtcCCACCAGAcgctcgccggcgagccgcTGGAGCTCGCCACCGCTCCCGACGGCGCGGTGCgtgtcggcggcgcggcggtgacgCACCCGGACGCGGTGGTGCGCCCGGACGGCGTGATTCACGGCATCGAGCGGCTCCTGGTCCCGCGCTCAGTCCAGGAAGCCTTCAACCGGCGGCGCAGCCTGGCGGCCATCTCCGCCGTGCTCCCGACCGGCGCCCCTGAAGTCGACCCGCGCACGCACCGCCTGAAGAAGCCCGCCCCTCCCGTCCCGCTCGGCGCTACTCCCATCCTCCCCGTCTGGGACGCGATGGCTCCCGGCCCCTCcatcgcgccggcgccggccccgggGCCCGGGTCCGGGAAGCACCACTTCGACGGGCACAGCCAGGTGAAGGACTTCATCCAGACCCTCCTCCTGTACGGCGGGTACAACGAGCTCGCCGACATCCTCGTCAACCTCACCTCCCTCGCCACCGAGATGGGCCGCCTCGTCTCCGAGGGGTACGTGCTCACCGTGCTCGCGCCCAACGATGAGGCCATGGCGCGCCTCACCACGGACCAGCTCTCCGAGCCGGGGTCGCCGGAGGACATCCTCTACTACCACATGGTGCCCGAGTACCAGACGGAGGAGAGCATGTACAACGCGGTGCGGCGGTTCGGGAAGGTCCGGTACGACACGCTCCGGCTGCCGCACAAGGTGACCGCGCGCGAGGCCGACGGCTCCGTCAAgttcggcgccggcgagggcagCGCGTACCTCTTCGACCCGGACATATACACCGACGGCAGGATCTCCGTGCAGGGCATCGACGCGGTGCTGTTCCCGCCGGTCGAGGATGGAGGGAagtcccccgccgccgccgccgccgccaagcccgCAAGGAGGGCGCCCGCCGTCACCGGCGCCACCGCCAAGCCCAAGCTCCGGCGAG GGAAGTTGTTGGAAGGGGCTTGCCAGTTCATGGGCGTCTTCGTCCGGCGGTCACGGTTCGCTAGCTGCCAATAA